A portion of the Thermosediminibacter oceani DSM 16646 genome contains these proteins:
- a CDS encoding heparan-alpha-glucosaminide N-acetyltransferase, translating into MKRIVELDFFRGIAIVLMVIFHAVFDLSYYFGVDIDYTRGFWYYEGKLSAIMFIAIAGISSCFSCRPVLRGIRIFLLGMALTAATYTLDKTNYIKFGILHFLGSAYMISGLLKRMKPAAVILLGTATIATGIYFNTLTVRNPYVFPFGLTTRSFASLDYYPLLPYFGVFLYGTALGQLFYARGFRLLGTLTENPLSRLGRHSLFIYLVHQPILLFLFYLVRRTGLL; encoded by the coding sequence ATGAAGCGTATTGTTGAACTCGACTTTTTCCGCGGCATAGCCATCGTGCTGATGGTAATATTCCATGCCGTTTTCGACCTTTCCTACTACTTCGGCGTCGACATCGATTATACCCGCGGCTTCTGGTACTACGAGGGGAAGCTTTCAGCTATTATGTTCATAGCTATCGCTGGCATAAGCTCCTGTTTCAGCTGCCGCCCCGTTTTAAGAGGCATCCGCATCTTTCTGCTCGGTATGGCCCTCACGGCGGCAACCTACACCCTGGATAAAACCAACTATATAAAATTCGGGATACTTCACTTCCTGGGCTCTGCCTATATGATCTCAGGGCTCTTAAAAAGAATGAAGCCGGCGGCAGTGATCCTTCTCGGCACTGCCACAATCGCAACCGGTATCTATTTCAACACCCTAACGGTCCGGAATCCATATGTTTTCCCTTTCGGGCTTACGACCCGCTCTTTCGCTTCCCTGGACTATTACCCCCTCCTGCCCTACTTCGGTGTCTTCCTCTACGGCACGGCCTTGGGACAACTGTTTTACGCCAGGGGATTCAGGCTCCTCGGCACCCTTACCGAAAACCCTTTATCCCGCCTGGGACGGCACTCCCTCTTTATCTATCTGGTTCACCAGCCAATCCTCCTTTTTCTCTTCTACCTTGTCCGGAGAACGGGTCTACTCTAA
- a CDS encoding phosphodiester glycosidase family protein: MHLGIIAKRILPAFLAFFLLFSSAFQGLAQEVLLHEEVDGFPVTRGVTYEGRTVFTSLGWQKIHILKVDLTSENVDIDAIMNTKGLSERQILSRMVAENGAVAGVNGDFFIMANPSSPIGVQVTDGELISSPSNRKDMAAFALTFEKIPQLLRLEFTGKVEAPDGTSFEIGGVNKVGTGQGRIMVYTPDFGKTTPALPAGTPDMTFAVIENGEVVNIFDGRSAEIPHDSLILAAIGAGSEFLKNKFAIGDVVKIDLKITPDISNLKMALGGGAVLVENGAIPPTFSHNIAGQNPRTAIGFTKDGKTLILAVVDGRQAESRGMTQEELARLMLNLGAYNAINLDGGGSSTMVVRAPGEKAPAVINSVSEKTERPVVNGLGIFAKLPSSGKVHGFKIVASSFNIPKKGHRVFDIKAFDENYNPVDVDPSLIRWSVSGGLGTFSGNVLYAEKSGTGTVTASLGDLKASVNIRVLQDTAAIAVEPARIQLSPGGKKSFAVYAVDRMGYRAPIEPVDITWEVTGNPGYFENGVFIASTSPGVGAVIARFMNLKAGALVKVGDSGEFDESLLPPVPLPVDEANTPFQSDSVTFGVFGDLLMGTNYSQAYQKTFNMASSVFGRFKTGFNVIAGRAYVGGLAPQNGSAAAVLKNYRMAGSGYSTHAVAGTFFIFLDASKGSLRLTNPGQWLKLKEDVKSAASKYKNIIVVLDRTPEAFKDPLEGDLLKKVLSDHRDAYRNMWVISGGAEKFSTRMEDGIRYVNVPGVNAREPAAVLVNIQGDRINYRVVPLLEKIITETPALKMGQPTVLKIYGISPAGHKIQLGYPYSVEYAVSPAGSASFDAKTLTINAKKSGEIYLTVKTEGLTEKIRLQVVDLTVKVNGVEVDFPDQQPYINSEQRTMVPVRFISESLGARVHWDSKNNMVIIEGNGKNISLKIGEKKAILNGKTVPFDTKAELKNSRTMVPLRFVSEVLGAKVVWNPAAKTVEISR; this comes from the coding sequence ATGCACCTGGGAATCATCGCCAAGCGGATTCTACCGGCTTTTCTTGCATTTTTCCTGCTTTTCTCTTCTGCGTTCCAGGGCTTAGCTCAAGAGGTGCTCCTCCACGAAGAAGTGGACGGGTTTCCGGTAACCCGGGGAGTCACCTATGAAGGAAGGACGGTATTTACATCCCTGGGGTGGCAAAAAATACATATCCTGAAAGTAGACCTGACTTCGGAAAATGTGGACATAGATGCCATAATGAACACGAAAGGGCTTTCGGAGCGCCAGATCCTGAGCAGGATGGTAGCGGAAAACGGAGCTGTTGCCGGTGTGAACGGCGACTTCTTCATAATGGCCAATCCTTCATCGCCCATAGGCGTCCAGGTGACCGACGGTGAACTTATCTCGTCTCCATCCAACAGAAAGGACATGGCCGCCTTTGCCCTTACATTTGAAAAGATACCCCAGCTGCTGCGCCTGGAATTCACCGGAAAGGTGGAAGCTCCCGACGGCACTTCCTTTGAGATCGGTGGTGTAAATAAGGTGGGTACCGGACAAGGCAGGATAATGGTCTATACCCCGGACTTCGGAAAAACCACCCCGGCATTACCGGCGGGCACTCCCGATATGACATTCGCCGTTATCGAAAACGGCGAGGTTGTCAACATCTTTGACGGAAGATCGGCCGAAATTCCGCATGACTCCCTTATACTCGCCGCCATAGGAGCAGGCTCGGAGTTTTTAAAAAATAAGTTTGCAATCGGAGACGTTGTAAAGATCGACCTAAAGATTACGCCCGACATTTCAAACCTAAAAATGGCTCTGGGCGGCGGTGCGGTTCTTGTGGAAAACGGGGCAATACCCCCCACCTTCTCTCACAACATAGCGGGGCAAAACCCCAGAACGGCTATAGGTTTTACGAAAGACGGCAAGACTCTCATACTGGCTGTGGTGGACGGAAGGCAGGCGGAAAGCAGGGGTATGACCCAGGAAGAGCTGGCCCGGCTGATGTTGAACCTGGGTGCTTACAACGCCATTAACCTGGACGGCGGAGGCTCGTCCACCATGGTAGTGAGGGCTCCAGGAGAAAAAGCTCCGGCCGTCATTAACAGCGTTTCGGAAAAAACCGAAAGGCCCGTCGTCAATGGCCTGGGCATCTTTGCAAAGTTACCCTCTTCGGGGAAGGTCCACGGCTTTAAAATAGTCGCTAGTTCCTTCAACATACCGAAAAAGGGCCACAGAGTATTTGATATAAAGGCCTTCGACGAGAACTACAATCCCGTCGATGTGGACCCAAGCCTTATCAGGTGGAGCGTTTCGGGGGGACTGGGCACTTTTAGCGGGAACGTACTTTACGCCGAAAAGAGCGGCACCGGCACCGTTACGGCTTCTTTAGGTGACCTCAAAGCCTCCGTCAACATCAGGGTGCTGCAAGATACAGCGGCGATCGCCGTGGAACCCGCCAGGATTCAGCTTTCCCCGGGTGGGAAGAAATCCTTCGCAGTTTATGCAGTCGACAGAATGGGTTACAGAGCTCCGATTGAGCCGGTGGACATTACCTGGGAGGTCACCGGAAACCCCGGATACTTTGAAAACGGTGTATTTATTGCATCGACCAGCCCCGGGGTGGGTGCGGTTATCGCCCGATTCATGAATCTTAAAGCCGGCGCCCTGGTAAAGGTAGGAGACTCCGGAGAATTCGACGAATCGCTTTTGCCCCCTGTTCCGCTTCCCGTTGACGAGGCAAATACCCCGTTCCAGAGCGATAGCGTAACTTTCGGCGTTTTCGGGGACCTATTGATGGGCACTAACTACAGTCAGGCCTACCAAAAGACCTTCAATATGGCGTCTTCGGTCTTTGGGCGTTTTAAGACCGGGTTCAACGTTATCGCGGGTCGGGCCTATGTCGGCGGCCTTGCCCCGCAGAACGGCAGCGCAGCGGCAGTCCTCAAAAATTACAGGATGGCCGGATCCGGCTATTCCACCCACGCTGTCGCCGGAACCTTCTTTATATTCCTGGACGCTTCGAAGGGCAGCCTGAGGCTTACCAACCCCGGCCAGTGGTTGAAACTTAAAGAGGACGTAAAATCTGCCGCTTCCAAATATAAAAACATCATTGTGGTCCTGGACAGAACTCCCGAGGCTTTCAAAGATCCGCTGGAGGGCGACCTCCTCAAAAAGGTCCTTTCCGATCACAGGGATGCTTACCGAAACATGTGGGTGATTTCCGGAGGGGCGGAAAAATTTTCGACCAGAATGGAGGACGGGATCAGATACGTAAACGTCCCCGGAGTAAACGCTCGAGAACCGGCAGCTGTGCTGGTCAATATTCAGGGAGACAGAATAAACTACAGGGTGGTACCGTTACTTGAAAAGATCATCACCGAAACTCCAGCGCTTAAAATGGGCCAGCCAACGGTTCTCAAGATCTACGGTATCTCTCCTGCGGGCCATAAAATACAGCTCGGCTACCCGTATTCCGTAGAATACGCCGTATCCCCTGCCGGGTCGGCGAGCTTCGACGCAAAAACCCTTACCATCAACGCAAAAAAATCTGGTGAAATTTACCTCACCGTCAAAACCGAAGGCCTCACAGAAAAAATAAGGCTTCAGGTGGTTGATCTTACCGTTAAGGTCAACGGCGTCGAGGTGGACTTTCCTGATCAGCAGCCCTACATCAACAGCGAGCAGCGCACCATGGTGCCCGTCAGGTTCATTTCTGAGAGCCTGGGTGCCAGGGTTCATTGGGACAGTAAAAACAACATGGTCATAATAGAGGGCAACGGGAAAAATATCAGCCTTAAGATAGGCGAGAAAAAAGCGATCTTGAACGGAAAGACCGTGCCTTTCGACACCAAGGCCGAGCTGAAGAACTCCAGGACAATGGTTCCGCTGAGATTCGTGAGCGAGGTGCTCGGGGCAAAGGTGGTATGGAACCCTGCCGCAAAAACGGTGGAAATAAGCCGTTAG
- a CDS encoding DUF362 domain-containing protein, whose protein sequence is MSAKVYFYSMRAKKRSQSLSAKVTKLFDAAGFKSIISENDLVAIKIHFGEKGNNAYINPIFVRQVVEKVKNSGGKPFLTDTNTLYKGSRSNGVDHVVTAIENGFAYAVAGAPVVIADGIVSKDSVEVKIGKKHFETVKIASGIYYANSMIVMSHFKGHETAGFGGAIKNLAMGCAPAAGKQQQHSTLKPFVDKNCRKCLSCIKNCPEEAISLVDGAAYIDPEKCVGCGECISMCYFGVIKPQWKTDNREFIERMTEHAYGAFLTKKGKIAFMNFVMNVTPLCDCTPWSDAPLVPDVGILASLDPVAIDQASYDLVTSQHGHRNSALGEAGRGFEPGEDKFAAVHPEANGLVQLEYAEELGMGTRKYELVELN, encoded by the coding sequence ATGAGTGCAAAAGTGTATTTTTACAGCATGCGCGCAAAAAAGCGTTCCCAAAGCCTTTCAGCGAAGGTCACGAAGCTCTTCGATGCCGCTGGATTTAAAAGCATCATATCCGAAAACGACCTTGTGGCGATAAAGATTCATTTCGGAGAAAAGGGAAACAACGCTTACATAAACCCAATATTCGTCCGGCAGGTGGTGGAAAAGGTTAAAAATAGCGGAGGCAAACCTTTCCTGACGGACACGAATACCCTCTACAAAGGTTCCAGGAGCAACGGCGTTGACCATGTTGTGACCGCAATTGAAAACGGTTTTGCGTATGCAGTGGCCGGGGCCCCCGTGGTTATCGCCGACGGTATTGTGAGCAAAGACTCAGTTGAAGTTAAGATAGGGAAAAAGCATTTCGAGACTGTGAAGATCGCATCCGGGATTTATTACGCCAATTCCATGATTGTCATGTCCCATTTTAAAGGCCACGAGACGGCGGGTTTCGGCGGGGCCATAAAGAACCTGGCCATGGGATGCGCCCCTGCCGCTGGCAAGCAGCAGCAGCACTCCACATTGAAGCCCTTCGTGGATAAAAACTGCAGGAAGTGTCTATCCTGTATCAAAAACTGCCCCGAGGAGGCGATTTCGCTGGTAGACGGGGCGGCGTATATAGATCCCGAAAAATGCGTCGGCTGCGGCGAGTGCATCTCGATGTGCTACTTCGGCGTGATTAAACCCCAGTGGAAGACCGATAACCGGGAGTTCATTGAGAGGATGACCGAGCACGCCTACGGAGCCTTCCTCACAAAAAAAGGCAAAATAGCGTTCATGAACTTCGTGATGAACGTAACTCCGCTGTGCGATTGCACCCCCTGGAGTGACGCACCGCTGGTGCCCGATGTAGGCATCCTGGCGTCGCTGGACCCGGTGGCCATAGACCAGGCGAGCTACGACCTGGTAACGAGCCAGCACGGGCACAGGAACAGTGCTCTGGGAGAGGCAGGTAGGGGTTTCGAACCCGGTGAGGATAAATTCGCTGCCGTTCACCCGGAGGCCAATGGCCTGGTGCAGCTGGAATACGCCGAAGAACTAGGGATGGGCACCAGGAAATACGAGCTGGTGGAGTTAAACTAG
- a CDS encoding NCS2 family permease: MKDEMAIYSKSSGNLMDRLFNLSESGTDVRTEVTAGLTTFVTMAYILLVNPIVLKDAGLDQGAVFMATALAAAVSTMFMGLYANYPFALAPGMGLNAFFAYVMVGKMQIPWQTALGAVFISGIIAVIVTLTGLREMLIRAIPLPLKHAVGAGIGLFIAFIGFKNAGIIVSNPATFVDLGNFKDPGTLLATIGLIVTAVLVARGVRGGMLLGIIITTIIGIPMGITKLPGSLISAPPSMAPGLLKLDIAGALKFSMFPVIFSLFFADLFDTIGTFVGVASRTGMIDEKGNLKNGNRALLADSLGTVIGSLLGTSNTTTYVESAAGVSVGGRTGLTSVVVSLLFIASILFSPLALAVPSQATAPALIIVGIFMASSLNEIKFDNFYEAFPAFITAVLMPLTFSISMGLAVGFISYTLLMLLSGRGREVHWMMYVLTATFVLYFVFVR, from the coding sequence TTGAAGGACGAGATGGCAATTTACAGCAAGTCATCCGGTAATCTGATGGACAGACTCTTTAACCTCTCCGAAAGCGGAACCGATGTCAGGACTGAGGTCACCGCGGGTCTCACCACTTTTGTCACGATGGCCTATATACTCCTGGTCAATCCGATAGTCCTCAAGGATGCGGGCCTGGACCAGGGAGCGGTTTTTATGGCCACCGCCCTGGCTGCCGCCGTTTCGACTATGTTCATGGGGCTTTACGCCAACTATCCTTTCGCCCTTGCGCCCGGTATGGGCCTCAACGCTTTCTTCGCCTACGTAATGGTAGGAAAAATGCAGATTCCCTGGCAGACCGCTCTTGGTGCGGTATTTATCTCGGGTATAATCGCTGTAATCGTTACGCTGACCGGCCTCAGGGAGATGCTTATCAGAGCAATTCCGCTGCCGCTGAAGCACGCAGTGGGTGCAGGTATAGGGCTTTTCATAGCCTTTATAGGTTTTAAAAACGCGGGCATAATAGTTTCAAATCCAGCTACTTTCGTGGATCTGGGCAACTTCAAAGACCCGGGCACCCTGCTCGCTACCATCGGCCTTATAGTTACCGCGGTCCTGGTGGCCCGGGGAGTCAGGGGCGGGATGCTCCTGGGAATAATAATAACCACCATAATCGGGATACCTATGGGGATTACCAAATTGCCGGGGTCTCTTATCTCCGCACCCCCCAGCATGGCGCCGGGGCTTTTAAAGCTCGATATAGCCGGAGCCCTGAAGTTCTCGATGTTTCCGGTGATATTCTCCCTTTTCTTTGCCGACCTTTTCGACACCATCGGTACCTTCGTCGGGGTTGCCAGCCGCACCGGCATGATAGATGAGAAGGGCAATTTAAAGAATGGCAACAGGGCTCTGCTTGCCGATTCTCTTGGTACCGTCATAGGTTCACTGCTGGGCACCAGCAACACCACCACCTATGTGGAAAGCGCCGCCGGCGTAAGCGTGGGAGGCAGGACGGGCCTCACTTCGGTGGTTGTATCGCTGCTTTTCATAGCCAGTATATTATTCTCGCCCTTAGCGCTGGCAGTACCGTCCCAGGCCACCGCTCCGGCCCTGATAATAGTGGGCATTTTTATGGCGAGCAGCCTTAATGAGATAAAATTCGATAACTTTTACGAGGCTTTTCCCGCCTTTATCACCGCCGTGCTCATGCCCCTTACCTTCAGCATATCGATGGGGCTTGCTGTGGGCTTCATATCCTATACCCTGCTGATGCTCCTGTCCGGCAGGGGTAGGGAGGTCCACTGGATGATGTACGTGCTCACGGCAACCTTCGTGCTGTATTTCGTGTTCGTAAGATAA
- a CDS encoding EscU/YscU/HrcU family type III secretion system export apparatus switch protein gives MSEREKFPQRKAVALKYDPEKDGAPRVVASGRGETAERIIQTAKEHGIPLHTDPELAGALLSVEVGLEIPPELYRAVAEILAFIYRLDRDFKETLD, from the coding sequence GTGAGTGAAAGGGAAAAATTTCCTCAAAGGAAAGCCGTTGCTTTAAAATACGACCCCGAAAAAGATGGAGCCCCCAGGGTGGTGGCTTCGGGCAGGGGCGAAACCGCCGAAAGAATAATACAAACAGCAAAGGAACACGGCATTCCCCTCCACACTGACCCGGAACTGGCCGGGGCCCTTCTTTCGGTGGAAGTCGGACTTGAAATCCCACCCGAACTCTACAGAGCTGTCGCAGAAATTCTTGCCTTCATATACCGGCTGGATAGGGATTTTAAAGAGACTCTTGATTAA
- a CDS encoding YcdB/YcdC domain-containing protein: protein MKRFKAPFAWALILLFFLSTFPASTFAGENPKFSQEQAVELVKKFFDTSIYDKFSIDYSETSEGRMWNLNWSTSKEPYKRLYVTVDADRGYIKHLSNYSGEDTRKGTLLPKISEEDAKKIAQGFATKLQPEEFAMTVYRRQVAPPVRPLIDVHTRQYHLYFERVYEGIPVIDNGFNITVDAFTGEVTNYSFQWTFEALPSPKKILPKEDAEKVFLEKSGLTLMYRRFYNYETREQKVKLVYQVNNPNSFYVDAFTGEELSQGYSNGNPVFFDGYGAGEAKRALDELTPQEQKELDAAKKLIPKEKAVEVVKKYVEIPGNYEQRYAGLYEDYDNPGRRVWSISWEKNSGKPEDYGSINARVDASTSELLSFDIYDSSRYRDDFKQNIDREAAEEKANDFLKKVQPEKHLMVKLENPENQQPVPEKTREFVFNYTRQVNGIPFPDNGFSVTVDARTGKILSYYSRWSDATFPEPKGVVDKDRAQDLFLEKVGLQLGYIRFNESERSGSGYRLVYGVNPSPSYTFDAFDMKPLDYAGNPIEEKPKPEFTDIRGHWAEKEVQLLVNMGIIDSQGEKFGPDEKITAAEFLKMMLAATGNYPVETARELMLKYGIPTPPEKDGKEAEKIIDAAVRAGFVKKGEVQGEGPITRELMAAILVRAMGYDRVASLQDTYVIKAEDGASVNPVYRGHAAIAMGLGLIKGVSGRFLPQVPVTRAQAAVVLVRFMNTER from the coding sequence ATGAAAAGATTCAAGGCCCCTTTTGCATGGGCGCTTATCCTTCTTTTCTTTCTTTCGACCTTTCCCGCTTCTACTTTCGCCGGTGAAAATCCGAAATTCTCACAGGAGCAGGCCGTCGAGCTCGTAAAAAAGTTTTTCGACACCAGCATCTATGACAAATTTTCTATAGACTATAGTGAAACATCCGAAGGCAGGATGTGGAATCTAAACTGGAGTACCTCCAAAGAGCCCTATAAGAGGCTCTACGTTACGGTGGACGCCGATAGGGGATACATAAAACACCTCTCCAATTACTCCGGCGAAGATACTCGAAAAGGTACCCTTTTGCCTAAGATTTCCGAAGAGGATGCGAAAAAGATTGCTCAAGGATTTGCGACAAAGCTTCAGCCTGAAGAATTTGCAATGACCGTCTACCGCAGGCAGGTTGCCCCCCCGGTAAGGCCACTGATCGACGTTCACACCCGCCAGTATCACCTTTATTTTGAAAGAGTTTACGAGGGTATCCCTGTAATCGACAACGGTTTTAACATCACCGTAGACGCCTTTACCGGTGAAGTCACCAACTACAGCTTCCAGTGGACCTTTGAAGCACTGCCGTCTCCGAAAAAAATTTTACCCAAAGAGGATGCCGAAAAGGTATTCCTTGAAAAATCCGGATTGACTTTGATGTACAGGCGGTTTTACAATTACGAAACAAGAGAGCAAAAGGTTAAACTGGTATATCAGGTCAATAATCCCAACAGCTTTTACGTGGACGCCTTCACCGGAGAGGAGCTGAGCCAGGGATATTCCAACGGGAATCCCGTATTCTTTGACGGCTACGGAGCCGGAGAAGCCAAGCGGGCTTTGGATGAACTGACGCCCCAGGAACAGAAGGAACTGGATGCTGCAAAAAAATTGATCCCCAAGGAAAAAGCCGTTGAGGTCGTAAAAAAATACGTGGAAATACCCGGTAATTACGAGCAGCGGTATGCAGGGCTTTACGAGGATTACGACAACCCCGGGCGCAGGGTGTGGAGCATCAGCTGGGAGAAAAATTCCGGAAAGCCCGAAGATTACGGCTCAATAAACGCCCGGGTTGACGCATCGACCTCGGAACTCCTGAGTTTCGATATATACGACAGCTCGCGCTACAGAGATGACTTTAAGCAGAACATCGATCGGGAAGCAGCCGAGGAAAAAGCAAATGATTTCCTTAAAAAGGTGCAGCCTGAAAAGCACTTGATGGTTAAACTCGAAAACCCTGAAAATCAGCAGCCGGTTCCGGAAAAAACAAGAGAATTCGTATTTAATTACACAAGGCAGGTCAACGGAATACCCTTCCCGGACAACGGTTTCAGTGTAACCGTCGACGCCCGGACCGGCAAGATCTTAAGTTATTACAGCAGATGGTCCGATGCCACCTTCCCCGAGCCTAAAGGTGTCGTAGATAAAGACCGGGCCCAAGACCTCTTCCTCGAAAAAGTAGGCCTGCAGCTGGGATACATACGGTTCAATGAATCCGAAAGGAGCGGTAGTGGATACAGGCTCGTATACGGTGTCAACCCGTCGCCCTCGTACACCTTCGACGCCTTCGACATGAAGCCCCTGGATTATGCCGGCAATCCCATCGAGGAAAAGCCCAAACCCGAGTTCACCGATATTAGAGGCCACTGGGCCGAAAAGGAAGTGCAATTGCTTGTAAATATGGGCATCATCGATTCGCAGGGCGAAAAGTTCGGCCCCGACGAAAAAATCACCGCCGCCGAATTCCTTAAAATGATGCTTGCCGCCACCGGTAATTACCCGGTTGAAACGGCGCGGGAGCTTATGCTCAAATACGGAATCCCCACACCGCCAGAAAAGGACGGCAAAGAGGCCGAAAAGATAATCGACGCCGCCGTCAGGGCGGGGTTTGTTAAAAAAGGCGAGGTTCAGGGTGAAGGTCCCATTACGCGGGAACTCATGGCGGCAATCCTGGTGAGAGCCATGGGGTATGACAGGGTCGCTTCCCTTCAGGATACATACGTTATCAAAGCGGAAGACGGCGCGTCGGTCAATCCCGTTTACAGAGGCCATGCAGCCATCGCCATGGGTCTCGGCCTGATCAAGGGCGTTTCCGGCAGATTCCTGCCGCAGGTCCCGGTTACAAGAGCCCAGGCTGCTGTTGTCTTGGTGCGTTTTATGAACACGGAAAGGTAA
- a CDS encoding PEP/pyruvate-binding domain-containing protein codes for MTKQRKDKLKEYIAFDPLQIEGVKRRTLGDGTIGGKAKGFLYSKIILQGKSDEILTNVMFPQSYFIATSVYEEFLEKNGIYKILEESSQDLERTQRAIMEGNFSDYVNDFLKRVLSVMNCPLAIRSSSMLEDSVKYSFAGKYFTTFISNRGSEKERLQKLTDAIKQVYASTFGKNSVVYRKKHGLEDEKMAVIIQELFGKQRGDGFYPEIAGVGFSQNYRRFTERIRKEDGVVRMVFGLGTRSTGRGYARTFSLTNLELRPEGNNAQEIAKYSQETFDMLNLKTGKLESYNINERLDLIPYHRSFNRLCSLYSAAENMIKDIPPVITSLSAGEKLIFTFDRFPAYKPRFFSLMKYLFSVLEDAMGIAVDVEWAYEPEDPRFALIQVRPLSSLEEYRKVRIPEKIKKEDIILAGDRMLTNGMVQGIKYLVYVDHDEFHKSPDKYAIAREVGRVNETLAGERYILVGPGRWGSSNPVQGVPVNYNEICNCGVLIEVGIQRKRFTPELSYGTHFFANLELDGILYIPVFDSIETNIINFDWFRNASRKATGHRAVWIYEGEFDVYLDGDNMKGIILKK; via the coding sequence ATGACAAAACAAAGGAAGGATAAGCTCAAAGAATATATAGCTTTCGATCCGCTTCAAATCGAGGGGGTTAAACGGAGAACCCTTGGTGATGGCACCATAGGCGGAAAGGCTAAAGGTTTTCTCTATTCAAAGATAATTCTGCAGGGAAAAAGCGATGAGATTTTAACAAATGTGATGTTCCCTCAGAGCTATTTTATCGCGACCAGCGTGTACGAAGAATTTTTAGAAAAAAATGGCATTTATAAAATTTTAGAGGAATCATCCCAGGATCTCGAGAGGACCCAGAGAGCGATCATGGAAGGGAATTTTTCCGATTATGTAAATGATTTTCTGAAACGGGTATTGAGCGTTATGAACTGTCCGCTGGCTATAAGGTCATCTTCGATGCTGGAGGACAGTGTCAAATATTCCTTTGCGGGTAAGTATTTTACCACGTTTATATCCAACAGAGGCAGCGAAAAGGAGAGACTGCAAAAGCTTACCGATGCCATAAAACAGGTCTACGCCAGCACCTTCGGTAAAAACTCGGTGGTTTACAGAAAAAAGCACGGGCTCGAAGACGAAAAGATGGCGGTTATTATTCAGGAACTCTTCGGAAAACAGAGGGGTGACGGCTTTTACCCGGAAATAGCAGGCGTAGGTTTTTCGCAGAACTACCGGCGTTTTACCGAGAGGATAAGAAAGGAAGACGGGGTCGTCCGCATGGTGTTCGGGCTCGGCACCAGGAGCACCGGAAGGGGATATGCCAGGACCTTTTCTCTGACAAACCTGGAGTTAAGGCCCGAAGGCAACAACGCTCAGGAAATAGCCAAGTATTCTCAGGAGACCTTTGACATGCTCAATCTGAAGACGGGGAAGTTAGAATCGTATAATATCAATGAGAGGCTTGACCTGATACCTTATCACAGGAGTTTCAACAGGTTGTGTTCCCTGTATTCCGCAGCCGAAAACATGATAAAAGACATTCCTCCAGTCATAACCTCTCTCAGCGCGGGTGAAAAGCTCATATTTACATTCGACAGATTCCCGGCTTATAAACCGCGATTTTTCAGTTTGATGAAATATCTTTTTTCGGTGCTCGAAGACGCTATGGGGATCGCGGTGGATGTGGAATGGGCTTATGAGCCGGAAGACCCCAGGTTCGCCCTTATTCAGGTGAGGCCCCTGTCAAGCTTGGAAGAGTACCGGAAGGTTAGGATTCCCGAAAAAATAAAGAAGGAGGATATCATCCTTGCCGGCGACCGGATGTTGACCAACGGTATGGTGCAGGGCATCAAATACCTGGTGTACGTCGACCATGACGAATTCCACAAAAGCCCTGATAAATACGCCATCGCCAGGGAAGTGGGCAGGGTGAACGAAACGCTGGCCGGTGAAAGATATATCCTGGTGGGGCCGGGACGGTGGGGTTCCAGTAATCCGGTGCAGGGTGTCCCCGTAAACTACAATGAGATATGCAACTGCGGCGTGCTTATTGAAGTGGGCATCCAGAGGAAGAGATTCACACCGGAGCTTTCTTACGGCACCCATTTTTTCGCCAATTTGGAGCTGGACGGTATCCTCTACATACCGGTTTTCGACAGCATCGAGACCAATATAATCAATTTTGACTGGTTCCGGAATGCATCGAGAAAAGCCACCGGCCACAGGGCGGTTTGGATTTATGAGGGGGAATTCGATGTTTATCTGGACGGGGACAATATGAAGGGGATTATATTGAAAAAATAA
- a CDS encoding DedA family protein, whose product MNTLGSELYEAVLDYGYVAIFSILAFEGTGMPAPVQVVFLAAAFLIKKGKISFWKAVLTMALGNLLGNVLAYYAGRKKGKPFFDRYGKKIKLWREGFDRIKEWYRRYGGLVIVGSRLIGIPRTPAVWASGIIGIDFRVYVIYSFLGDFLWAAFYTFLMYKGLALLPMIGRLISQLRS is encoded by the coding sequence ATGAACACCCTTGGATCTGAGTTATATGAGGCTGTGCTCGATTACGGTTACGTCGCCATATTCTCGATACTGGCCTTCGAAGGCACAGGCATGCCCGCGCCGGTACAGGTGGTTTTTCTGGCGGCGGCCTTCCTCATAAAAAAAGGTAAAATCTCTTTCTGGAAAGCGGTACTCACCATGGCTCTGGGGAACCTCTTGGGAAACGTGCTCGCGTATTATGCCGGCCGGAAAAAAGGGAAACCTTTTTTCGACAGGTACGGGAAAAAAATCAAGCTATGGCGGGAAGGTTTTGACCGGATAAAGGAGTGGTACAGGCGCTACGGCGGCCTTGTAATCGTGGGCAGCCGCCTGATAGGCATTCCCCGAACACCGGCTGTCTGGGCCTCGGGGATCATCGGGATCGATTTCAGGGTCTATGTGATTTATAGTTTTCTCGGAGATTTTTTATGGGCAGCTTTTTATACTTTTTTGATGTATAAAGGCCTTGCGCTGCTACCCATGATCGGGCGGCTTATTTCACAGCTACGCTCTTAA